In Proteiniborus ethanoligenes, one genomic interval encodes:
- a CDS encoding GNAT family N-acetyltransferase — MNFRHKISIPIEEEAEYIGNMLLQFNLKSKPLTQEKPFISINRCIKDENGEVIGGILACMALWHTLSIDTLWVKEEFRNQGIANQLLIIVEDKAISMGCYIAYLSTYDFQAKDFYLKKGYEIFGVLEDCPKGHRLYHLCKRL; from the coding sequence ATGAATTTCAGACATAAAATATCAATCCCGATAGAAGAGGAAGCTGAGTACATAGGTAATATGTTACTCCAATTTAATCTAAAATCAAAACCGCTTACCCAAGAAAAGCCGTTCATTAGTATCAACAGATGTATAAAAGATGAAAACGGAGAAGTTATTGGCGGGATTTTGGCATGTATGGCATTATGGCATACTTTATCTATTGATACATTATGGGTAAAAGAGGAATTTCGCAATCAAGGAATTGCTAATCAATTGTTGATTATTGTAGAAGATAAGGCGATAAGTATGGGATGTTATATTGCATATCTGAGTACTTATGATTTTCAAGCTAAAGACTTTTATTTAAAAAAAGGATATGAAATTTTTGGTGTATTAGAGGATTGTCCTAAAGGACATAGGCTTTATCATTTATGTAAAAGATTATGA